From one Microbulbifer sp. A4B17 genomic stretch:
- a CDS encoding efflux RND transporter permease subunit has product MALTSAALKNPAAAGVAVVMVVLLGAFLAGHLPVQLFPDITNPRITIEADWRAAAPKEVEAEIVEPIESVLQGLTGLEMMHVNAVRGGAWVNLEFSMGTDMDKVLIDVISRMSSLPPLPRDAQPPRVMLGGGGGNSPALTYFFLQKLPGNSSHLDEYAGLIEDVILPELESVSGVAGVRAQSGRAAREELQVIFDPWKAAELGIQLPAVSRQLASARDVSGGFTDVGRRRYTLRFIGEYKPQELSDLILEWRDGQPVRLGDIAEVKVGPSEARGVTTQNGNPAVSLRIDRSNDANMLATLDLVKGKVEELNETKLKNEKLVLVQSFDASIFVYRALNLLGGNMILGIVLAVGVLWWFMRRMRATLIVAAAIPISLLATFVVLSAAGRSLNVISLAGLAFATGMVLDAAIVVLENIVRLREKGLDANDASEQGAGQVWGALLASTATTVAIFLPVFFLQSIEGQVFGDLALTIAVAVVFSLLVAVAIVPLSAKLWLPSISSEDRLKGVWDSITGRIMRLTGTPARRWQVIGGLLLVPVAATYFFLPNLDYLPPVKRDAVDVYMNYPSSLNKKTLETEIVNELDRRMAPYISGNKEPALKNYYVITWPGGGNMGVRVKDMDMAKEMERILREEVLVDIPDLQAFAARGNLFSRFGGDRSIELHLQSRDADALMGAAARGVDVIESILPGTPVQTNPGLSLSEPELSVIPNDRAMLEQGWNRQDMGGLIRTLGNGLYVGEYFDGEKRLDVIFKAQPWSMPEQLQNTPLVTPRGDVVPLSQLADVKRTVGPGSLRRVDGRRTITLHIVPPDDVSLEKVRALLEAEVLPEIRKALPEDGNILVGGNASDLDKALISLSQNFILALLILFLLMSALFRSLRDASLVLLTVPLATVGGVLALQLLNLISFQPLDLLTMIGFVILLGLVVNNAILLVHQTRVAEAAGSSRVEAVEQALRLRLRPIFMSTLTSVFGMLPLLIAPGEGSVIYRGLAAVIVGGMAVSTLFTLVLLPSLLQTGRLPLPQFTRLRQRLVVRSSQ; this is encoded by the coding sequence ATGGCTCTCACTAGCGCCGCTCTAAAAAATCCCGCAGCTGCTGGGGTAGCTGTGGTTATGGTCGTATTACTCGGTGCATTCCTCGCCGGCCACCTGCCTGTGCAACTTTTTCCAGATATCACAAATCCCCGTATCACTATTGAAGCTGACTGGCGAGCAGCTGCACCGAAGGAAGTGGAGGCAGAAATTGTTGAACCCATTGAGTCGGTTCTCCAGGGGCTTACCGGTCTTGAAATGATGCATGTAAATGCGGTCCGTGGCGGCGCCTGGGTGAACTTGGAGTTCTCTATGGGGACTGACATGGATAAAGTACTGATCGATGTGATCAGTCGTATGAGCAGTTTGCCCCCGCTGCCAAGAGATGCGCAACCTCCTAGAGTAATGCTCGGAGGTGGAGGTGGTAATTCTCCGGCTCTAACTTACTTTTTTTTACAAAAGCTACCAGGAAACTCCTCGCACCTGGATGAATATGCGGGACTTATTGAAGACGTGATACTCCCGGAACTTGAATCTGTGTCGGGGGTTGCTGGTGTTCGGGCTCAGTCTGGGCGTGCTGCCAGGGAAGAATTGCAGGTTATTTTCGACCCCTGGAAAGCGGCTGAACTGGGTATTCAGCTGCCTGCTGTGAGTCGCCAGCTCGCTTCAGCACGCGATGTTTCAGGTGGTTTTACGGATGTGGGACGCCGACGATATACCTTGCGCTTTATTGGGGAGTATAAGCCCCAGGAATTGTCAGATCTAATTCTTGAATGGCGTGATGGCCAGCCGGTCCGTCTTGGGGATATTGCAGAGGTAAAAGTCGGGCCGTCAGAAGCTCGAGGTGTCACTACCCAGAATGGTAACCCTGCGGTGTCGCTGAGAATTGATCGTAGCAATGATGCCAATATGCTTGCGACTCTCGATCTGGTTAAGGGGAAAGTTGAGGAACTCAATGAGACCAAATTGAAGAATGAGAAGCTGGTACTAGTGCAATCCTTTGATGCTTCAATATTTGTCTATCGTGCCTTGAATCTGCTTGGAGGCAACATGATTCTAGGCATCGTTCTGGCAGTGGGCGTACTCTGGTGGTTTATGCGGCGTATGCGTGCCACTTTGATTGTAGCTGCGGCAATACCGATTTCTCTTCTGGCTACTTTTGTTGTCCTGTCAGCGGCTGGGCGCAGTCTCAATGTAATTTCATTGGCGGGGCTCGCTTTCGCTACAGGAATGGTTCTCGATGCCGCAATTGTGGTTTTGGAAAATATCGTTCGCCTTAGGGAAAAGGGGCTTGATGCTAACGATGCCTCTGAGCAAGGGGCGGGCCAGGTATGGGGCGCGCTATTGGCAAGTACGGCGACAACTGTGGCAATCTTTTTACCCGTATTTTTTCTCCAAAGTATCGAAGGTCAGGTTTTTGGTGATCTCGCTTTGACCATTGCTGTTGCAGTGGTGTTTTCTCTGTTGGTCGCAGTTGCGATAGTGCCGCTGTCTGCAAAACTCTGGCTCCCCTCTATTTCCAGTGAGGATCGACTCAAGGGAGTGTGGGATTCTATAACGGGTCGTATCATGAGACTCACGGGCACACCGGCCAGGCGTTGGCAAGTCATTGGTGGGTTACTTCTGGTGCCTGTTGCCGCAACTTATTTTTTCCTACCAAATCTCGATTATCTTCCTCCGGTGAAACGTGATGCCGTGGATGTATATATGAATTACCCCTCGTCTCTGAATAAGAAAACGTTGGAGACGGAAATCGTTAATGAGCTGGATCGCCGTATGGCGCCCTATATTAGCGGTAACAAGGAGCCCGCACTGAAAAATTATTACGTCATTACCTGGCCGGGGGGTGGCAATATGGGGGTGCGGGTAAAGGATATGGATATGGCCAAGGAGATGGAACGGATTTTGCGTGAAGAGGTTTTGGTTGATATCCCTGATCTTCAGGCCTTTGCCGCTCGAGGTAACTTGTTTAGCCGCTTTGGGGGAGATCGGAGTATTGAGTTACACCTTCAATCTCGAGATGCCGATGCGCTAATGGGTGCAGCAGCTCGTGGTGTAGATGTCATTGAATCCATATTGCCTGGGACACCAGTGCAAACTAACCCCGGCCTGTCCCTTTCTGAGCCTGAGCTAAGTGTTATACCAAATGACCGTGCCATGCTTGAGCAGGGTTGGAATCGCCAGGATATGGGGGGCTTGATCCGTACTCTGGGTAACGGTCTTTATGTGGGTGAATATTTTGATGGTGAAAAACGCCTGGATGTGATTTTCAAAGCACAGCCCTGGAGTATGCCGGAACAACTACAGAATACTCCGTTGGTAACACCCCGAGGCGATGTCGTCCCTCTAAGTCAGCTCGCAGATGTGAAACGCACGGTTGGGCCAGGCAGTCTCCGCAGAGTCGATGGGCGCCGCACCATCACTCTTCACATTGTCCCACCAGATGATGTCTCTTTAGAGAAAGTACGGGCATTGTTAGAGGCAGAGGTATTGCCGGAAATTCGAAAGGCTCTGCCGGAAGACGGTAATATTTTGGTGGGAGGAAATGCGAGTGATCTGGATAAAGCGCTGATATCTCTTTCACAGAATTTCATCTTGGCATTGCTAATTTTGTTTTTGTTAATGAGTGCTTTATTCCGCTCTCTGCGCGATGCAAGTTTGGTACTCCTCACAGTGCCACTGGCAACAGTGGGAGGTGTGTTGGCGCTACAGCTGTTGAATCTGATTAGTTTCCAGCCACTCGATTTACTTACCATGATTGGTTTTGTGATTTTATTGGGGCTAGTTGTGAATAATGCGATTCTTCTTGTTCATCAAACCCGTGTAGCGGAAGCTGCTGGTTCATCTCGGGTTGAGGCAGTGGAGCAAGCACTACGGCTGCGCTTGCGCCCAATTTTTATGAGCACCCTAACTAGTGTTTTCGGTATGTTACCTCTGCTGATCGCCCCGGGTGAGGGCAGTGTGATCTATCGTGGTTTGGCTGCGGTGATTGTTGGCGGCATGGCTGTTAGTACTTTGTTTACATTGGTTTTATTACCTTCATTATTGCAAACAGGACGTTTACCCCTTCCCCAATTTACCCGCTTACGCCAAAGACTGGTAGTGAGGAGTTCCCAATGA
- a CDS encoding efflux RND transporter periplasmic adaptor subunit: MKKLIACIALSFAGGGPVLAQNSATAVLVDRAEIREIAPSQWSAGKVVSRRDIRISSELDGLLEFVAEPGSFIRKGEPLSKLDTTHWQLQLRNSESRIAHLRARLTYMDAQLNRLSALAESNSTSRAALEEQQAEREAMAQDLLAAEIERDRRAYELSKTTIDAPFDALVVSRELQAGEYVRTGSELLRALDMSQLEVEADIPMRALRLIGAGDMVSLRSDGVSVSGGGDNGGRVFTGRVRQFVPVASDNSRRVKLMVELPQSPAEHRDWIAGMPVQVSVPISEARATTTVPRDALVLRNGETFVYRVGEGDKVERLSVRIGSGDGEWVSVSGDLANGDRVIVRGAERLQPGQEVKVLSEVVRDKKPEQVISGI; the protein is encoded by the coding sequence ATGAAAAAACTAATAGCTTGTATTGCTTTATCCTTTGCCGGTGGGGGGCCGGTGTTAGCACAAAATAGTGCTACTGCGGTTTTGGTAGATAGGGCGGAAATTCGTGAGATAGCGCCGAGCCAATGGTCGGCGGGCAAGGTAGTGAGTCGCAGGGATATTCGAATATCTTCGGAGTTGGATGGATTATTGGAGTTTGTTGCGGAACCGGGCAGTTTTATAAGGAAAGGGGAGCCGCTTTCCAAGTTGGATACAACTCATTGGCAGCTGCAATTGCGCAATAGTGAGAGTCGTATCGCTCATTTACGCGCTCGCCTTACTTACATGGATGCTCAATTGAACCGACTGAGCGCGCTAGCTGAGAGTAATAGCACCTCGCGTGCGGCCCTAGAGGAACAGCAGGCGGAAAGGGAAGCAATGGCTCAGGATTTATTGGCCGCTGAAATTGAGCGTGACAGACGTGCTTATGAACTTTCCAAAACCACTATTGATGCACCATTTGATGCTTTAGTGGTTAGTCGTGAGCTGCAGGCGGGGGAATATGTGCGCACAGGGTCAGAACTCCTGCGAGCGTTGGATATGTCACAACTCGAAGTGGAGGCGGATATCCCGATGAGAGCGCTGCGATTAATTGGCGCTGGGGATATGGTTTCCTTGCGTAGTGACGGTGTATCTGTTTCGGGGGGTGGGGATAATGGTGGGCGTGTTTTTACTGGTCGAGTTCGACAGTTTGTGCCAGTGGCCAGCGATAATTCCCGCCGTGTAAAACTGATGGTTGAACTACCGCAGAGCCCCGCTGAGCATAGAGATTGGATTGCAGGAATGCCGGTACAGGTATCAGTGCCCATCTCTGAGGCCCGCGCGACAACGACAGTACCAAGGGATGCTCTGGTTTTACGAAATGGGGAAACCTTCGTGTATCGAGTAGGTGAGGGAGACAAAGTGGAGCGGTTGTCTGTTCGTATCGGCAGTGGTGACGGCGAATGGGTATCGGTTAGTGGCGACCTTGCCAATGGTGATCGGGTGATAGTACGCGGTGCCGAGCGCTTGCAGCCGGGGCAGGAAGTTAAGGTATTGTCGGAAGTGGTTCGCGATAAAAAACCGGAACAGGTGATTAGCGGTATTTAG
- a CDS encoding DUF6515 family protein: MRPLIVLFLSLFFSVALAQDRVDRLPPGSEPVKVNNQTFFYNNGYFYRKGPDTYTRVEPPLGARVSRVPIGTSIVLGSLRYRLAGNGTFFLLDPKDNKYVVITPPANWQYVNRNPLAPKKKIYPRAYPPRHALHHSQGKRLSRKDRELYCEARAANLLRRTERPGQVSRIAMREYRKVYRKCLRQSRRLR, from the coding sequence ATGCGTCCCCTTATCGTTCTCTTCTTATCCCTGTTTTTTTCAGTTGCCTTGGCTCAGGATCGAGTGGACCGACTTCCTCCGGGCAGCGAGCCTGTAAAAGTGAACAACCAGACTTTCTTTTACAATAACGGGTATTTCTACCGCAAAGGCCCTGATACTTACACGCGTGTTGAGCCGCCTTTGGGGGCGCGGGTATCCAGAGTACCAATAGGTACGTCCATTGTCCTCGGCAGTTTGCGTTATAGGTTGGCTGGCAATGGTACCTTCTTTTTATTAGACCCCAAAGACAATAAATATGTTGTCATCACACCACCGGCTAATTGGCAGTATGTCAATCGCAATCCGCTGGCACCCAAGAAAAAGATATATCCCCGTGCTTACCCACCCCGGCACGCATTACATCACTCACAGGGTAAACGTTTGAGTCGCAAAGACCGGGAGCTTTACTGCGAGGCTCGGGCAGCAAATTTGTTGCGCAGGACCGAGCGGCCAGGGCAAGTATCCAGGATAGCAATGCGCGAATATCGCAAGGTATATCGAAAATGTCTGCGTCAAAGTCGACGCTTAAGATAA
- a CDS encoding mechanosensitive ion channel family protein, whose amino-acid sequence MVGASLLIPRRIARNYSFFLRLFLPTLLLLAFTCLSVSTSAQLPGGKPKEFTPEVPDFADPSADWWTGWTNASPEERREWLSILITNWREWEKDIPEDDEVLQEGAAKISQSLQGITITWKKREEYLKVSIMPDLEFPGNPTVLEWAKADSEISRGRRRLKGVELQARQLKSTQSQSLSLLRKQVIVLRDSSGREEDEAAQALLLAQINHLNIIEQLSTVNSFLGIWQDKIKEAETKLRRMLDSLVYSSEDAKEIEDDIASSDKKIERISGTRTSIQSTTEPSTDPTINMQKDLTLMQLEVDLLEEQLDKRKSELLQSINEVLNEEGEERPLIISRDLLENANTIIEDASRELAVRQRQVVAWRADEEDEDLSRWWSYFARIGSGLARANDLEQDIQRYEKAQLEVYRERQGWWATVRERVSLGAREAYNRWRKLADYQLFTITQNPITPRLIAKIIVVLVGVWLLSGLTQAFLRRLVRREHASESSMYNLGRVLHYTFIAIALIVVLSMLGLDTSKLALVAGALSVGIGFGLQAIFSNFISGLILLFERPLKVGDLVELESGVFGRIRDINVRSTRITTRDNVDILVPNTEFVAGRVINHTLDDPVRRIHVSFGVSYASDPDLVREAALEAASRVNITHTDWKRKTEVWLMGFGENSLDFKLVVWVNSNMVTSLGDSYALYNLELLREFREKGIEVPFPQRDLHLRSWDVPALVARPSRK is encoded by the coding sequence ATGGTGGGTGCCAGCCTTTTAATCCCCCGTCGCATTGCCCGCAATTATTCTTTTTTCCTGCGTTTGTTTTTACCCACTCTGCTGTTATTGGCCTTTACCTGCCTGTCGGTATCCACTTCAGCCCAGCTTCCCGGTGGCAAGCCAAAAGAATTTACGCCGGAAGTGCCAGACTTTGCCGACCCCTCTGCAGACTGGTGGACCGGTTGGACCAATGCTTCTCCTGAAGAACGTCGCGAGTGGTTGAGTATATTGATTACGAACTGGCGGGAATGGGAGAAGGATATACCCGAAGATGACGAAGTACTACAAGAGGGGGCAGCAAAGATAAGTCAGAGTTTGCAAGGTATTACGATCACATGGAAAAAACGGGAGGAATACCTGAAAGTCTCCATAATGCCGGATTTGGAGTTTCCTGGAAACCCTACAGTATTGGAGTGGGCCAAGGCAGATTCGGAGATTAGTCGCGGTCGACGCAGGCTGAAAGGTGTGGAGCTGCAGGCGCGCCAACTTAAATCGACTCAGTCCCAGTCGTTGTCCCTGCTGCGCAAGCAGGTAATTGTATTGCGGGATTCCAGCGGTCGGGAAGAGGATGAAGCTGCGCAGGCACTATTGCTGGCACAGATTAATCATCTCAATATTATTGAGCAGCTCAGCACCGTTAATAGTTTCCTTGGTATTTGGCAGGACAAAATCAAGGAGGCCGAAACCAAATTGCGCCGTATGCTGGACTCGCTGGTGTATTCCAGCGAAGACGCTAAGGAGATTGAAGATGATATTGCCAGTAGCGACAAAAAAATAGAGCGCATTTCCGGCACCCGCACTAGTATCCAGAGCACAACTGAACCCTCAACTGATCCCACCATCAATATGCAAAAAGATCTCACTCTGATGCAGCTTGAGGTCGACCTTCTGGAGGAGCAGCTGGATAAGCGTAAAAGCGAACTGCTGCAATCAATCAATGAGGTTCTAAATGAAGAGGGGGAAGAGCGCCCACTGATCATCAGTCGTGACCTCTTGGAAAATGCCAACACGATAATTGAGGATGCTTCACGGGAACTGGCGGTGCGTCAGAGGCAGGTGGTTGCCTGGCGTGCAGATGAAGAAGATGAGGACCTGAGTCGCTGGTGGTCTTACTTCGCGAGGATTGGTAGCGGCCTCGCCCGTGCCAATGACCTCGAGCAGGATATCCAGCGCTATGAGAAAGCCCAGTTGGAGGTCTATCGAGAGCGACAGGGATGGTGGGCAACTGTGCGCGAGCGAGTTTCCCTGGGTGCCCGAGAGGCCTATAACCGCTGGCGTAAGCTGGCGGATTACCAGTTGTTTACCATTACCCAGAACCCGATCACCCCGCGGCTAATTGCCAAGATAATTGTGGTACTGGTGGGTGTCTGGTTGCTGTCGGGGCTGACCCAGGCCTTTCTGCGTCGCTTAGTGCGCAGGGAGCATGCCAGCGAATCCTCAATGTATAACCTGGGCAGGGTGCTGCACTACACCTTTATCGCTATCGCCTTGATTGTGGTACTGAGTATGCTGGGCCTGGATACTTCCAAGCTTGCACTGGTAGCCGGGGCCTTGTCGGTGGGTATCGGTTTTGGCTTGCAGGCGATTTTCTCTAATTTTATTTCCGGGCTGATTCTGCTGTTTGAGCGGCCGTTGAAGGTGGGGGACTTGGTAGAGTTGGAGTCGGGAGTATTCGGCCGTATTCGCGATATCAACGTGCGTTCAACGCGCATTACTACTCGCGACAATGTGGATATCCTGGTCCCTAATACAGAGTTTGTTGCGGGGAGAGTGATCAACCATACGCTGGATGATCCGGTGCGCCGTATTCATGTTTCTTTTGGAGTTTCCTACGCTTCTGACCCTGATCTTGTAAGAGAAGCAGCGCTGGAGGCAGCTTCCCGGGTAAACATTACTCACACTGATTGGAAGCGGAAAACAGAAGTCTGGCTGATGGGCTTTGGTGAGAACTCGCTCGACTTCAAACTGGTGGTTTGGGTGAACAGCAATATGGTGACCTCACTGGGAGATTCTTACGCCCTGTACAACCTGGAGCTGTTGCGAGAATTTCGCGAGAAAGGCATTGAAGTACCATTCCCGCAGCGGGACCTGCACCTTCGCAGTTGGGATGTGCCCGCACTGGTTGCGCGGCCATCCAGGAAGTAG
- a CDS encoding rhomboid family intramembrane serine protease, protein MLIIPIQNKPDWRRPPLMCFALIALNLLMFVFYQGRDEVRWQEAEDYYFESDLPDLEEQHFLMYVNEVRPEWRAQMGVEGEEFFYRESLGNLEFHRWLLPKLEAEGETEWLRQRQEFAQLRDRVSSIALGLTPAEPSIAGAFGHMFLHGSWDHLIGNMVFLLLFGLSVELALGGLWFTGLYLVGGLAAAGLHMLVESGSNVPMVGASGAVSAIMGMFVAVYGVRRLRFFYTIGFIFGEFSAPALLVLPLWLGKEIFGYLYGDASIAYWAHTGGLLAGFALTLAVLYWRPMVEPMPEEEEAPSPQRVAQSRIERFMEEGKILEATEAAASAVRQYPEVLALIERYIELTAAAPESEGYHRANLALFALAGNPAVDGHILASGYRRYLKATKKPRALTPKANLLMARRAAEEKDWPWLEELLRRLKQQQVSHPLIPKLGMALVNYYRRLGEEGRAREMKELTQDMAASG, encoded by the coding sequence GTGCTAATCATTCCCATCCAGAACAAGCCTGATTGGCGACGCCCGCCACTGATGTGCTTTGCATTGATCGCCCTTAATCTACTGATGTTTGTTTTCTATCAGGGTCGAGATGAGGTTCGTTGGCAGGAGGCTGAGGATTACTATTTTGAAAGTGATTTGCCAGACCTCGAGGAGCAGCACTTTCTGATGTACGTCAATGAAGTGCGCCCGGAGTGGCGCGCGCAGATGGGCGTGGAAGGCGAGGAATTCTTCTACCGGGAGTCTCTCGGTAACCTTGAATTTCATCGATGGTTGCTCCCCAAGCTTGAGGCCGAGGGTGAGACCGAATGGCTGCGACAGCGGCAGGAGTTCGCCCAGCTGCGGGACAGGGTCAGCTCTATTGCGTTGGGGTTAACTCCAGCAGAGCCCAGTATCGCCGGTGCCTTTGGTCATATGTTCTTACACGGAAGCTGGGATCATCTTATTGGCAATATGGTGTTCCTGTTACTGTTTGGTCTGTCAGTAGAGCTGGCTTTGGGTGGGCTCTGGTTTACAGGCTTGTACTTGGTTGGCGGCCTGGCGGCAGCAGGGTTGCATATGCTGGTGGAATCCGGCAGCAATGTGCCAATGGTGGGAGCCTCCGGCGCGGTGTCGGCAATTATGGGCATGTTCGTAGCGGTCTATGGCGTTCGCCGTCTGCGTTTCTTTTACACCATTGGTTTTATTTTTGGCGAGTTCAGTGCGCCTGCTCTTCTGGTATTACCCCTGTGGTTGGGGAAAGAGATCTTCGGCTATTTATATGGGGATGCCAGCATTGCCTACTGGGCTCATACCGGCGGATTGCTCGCGGGGTTCGCTCTGACCCTGGCGGTATTGTACTGGCGACCGATGGTAGAACCAATGCCAGAGGAAGAGGAGGCCCCGTCTCCTCAGAGGGTCGCCCAGTCGCGCATTGAGCGCTTTATGGAAGAGGGAAAAATCCTGGAGGCTACTGAGGCAGCGGCTTCAGCGGTACGGCAATATCCCGAGGTGCTGGCATTAATTGAGCGCTATATCGAGTTGACTGCAGCTGCACCAGAAAGCGAGGGCTATCACCGGGCTAACCTCGCTCTATTTGCCCTGGCTGGAAATCCGGCGGTGGATGGGCATATCCTGGCAAGCGGCTATCGCCGCTACCTGAAGGCAACAAAAAAGCCGAGGGCTCTTACCCCTAAGGCGAATTTGCTGATGGCCCGGCGCGCAGCGGAGGAGAAGGACTGGCCGTGGCTGGAGGAGTTACTGCGCCGCTTGAAGCAACAGCAAGTGAGCCACCCTTTAATACCCAAGCTGGGGATGGCCCTGGTCAACTACTATCGTCGCCTGGGTGAAGAGGGGCGCGCTCGGGAAATGAAAGAGTTGACCCAGGATATGGCGGCCTCAGGTTGA
- a CDS encoding cupin domain-containing protein, whose amino-acid sequence MSRYILTGSEIDEMEGERKVHFLNANAVRKNKPLGDLTGISGFGFHLIEIEPGYESTEFHCHYFEDECVYILEGTAEVRIGDDLHRVSAGDFIGYPAGGPAHVMRNVGEVTIRCIVVGQRLPHDVADYPEKNQRIYRNNGLPWELVNRDDIEHPK is encoded by the coding sequence GTGAGTCGTTATATTTTAACCGGAAGTGAAATTGACGAGATGGAAGGGGAGCGCAAGGTGCATTTCCTGAATGCCAATGCGGTGCGTAAGAATAAACCCCTGGGTGATCTTACCGGAATATCCGGCTTTGGTTTTCATTTGATCGAAATCGAGCCTGGCTATGAATCCACAGAGTTTCACTGTCACTACTTTGAAGACGAATGTGTGTATATCCTGGAGGGCACGGCGGAGGTACGCATTGGTGACGATCTCCATCGGGTTTCTGCAGGGGACTTTATTGGCTACCCCGCTGGTGGACCAGCACATGTAATGCGCAACGTGGGAGAAGTGACTATACGCTGTATAGTTGTTGGCCAGCGGCTGCCCCATGATGTTGCCGATTACCCGGAAAAAAACCAGAGGATTTACCGTAATAATGGGTTGCCTTGGGAGTTGGTTAACCGGGATGATATCGAGCACCCGAAGTAG
- a CDS encoding DUF393 domain-containing protein, which translates to MPEKIRVFYNSACPVCKAGISAQKKKTASCKVDWEDVHVDQDKAKQLNAELEFIRERLHVVDKDGNLKVGYEAFITIWENSPNEQWKARVSKLPGLRWCLNKLYNVFARGLYLWNRALKHW; encoded by the coding sequence ATGCCTGAGAAAATCCGCGTCTTCTATAATTCTGCCTGCCCGGTTTGCAAAGCGGGTATCTCAGCACAGAAGAAAAAAACTGCGTCCTGCAAAGTGGATTGGGAAGATGTTCATGTTGATCAGGATAAAGCCAAGCAGCTGAATGCTGAATTAGAGTTTATACGTGAGCGGTTGCATGTAGTGGATAAGGATGGGAACCTGAAAGTGGGATACGAGGCATTTATTACAATCTGGGAGAATTCTCCAAATGAGCAATGGAAGGCCAGGGTTTCGAAGCTGCCTGGCCTGAGATGGTGTTTGAATAAACTCTATAATGTTTTTGCGCGTGGGCTGTATCTGTGGAATCGGGCTTTAAAGCACTGGTAG
- the pepB gene encoding aminopeptidase PepB, with product MTKAMHVYLVEGSAPEPWGESALLSFDGSSAIIHISAVKGAALVAAQKAARKLEGMGINEVVLKGETWDLESRWAFWAGFFNPRKPNKIDWGTEDSAELKELAARENASRWVREITNGTPDDVSPRVLAESAAEMLQKLAPNSVTYRIVAGDDLLREGFVGIHNVGRGSVREPVMLQLDFNPTGDDQAPVDMCLVGKGITFDSGGYSIKPSSNMATMKSDMGGAAMVTGGLALAISRGLTKRVKVYLCCAENLISGHAFKLGDIIEYKNGVSVEILNTDAEGRLVLADGLIAASEEEPRWLLDAATLTGAAKMAVGRDFNSIFSFENEAAQKVLSAAAEENEKAWRLPLERFHLEQTPSNFADIANVGIEGSPGASTAASFLARFVRDEGRNWVHMDLSGSYQPSGNDQWAPGAKGHGLRTIARFLMDN from the coding sequence ATGACAAAGGCTATGCATGTTTATTTGGTGGAGGGCTCGGCGCCAGAACCCTGGGGAGAATCAGCGTTACTGAGCTTTGATGGTAGCTCCGCCATTATTCATATTAGCGCTGTAAAAGGCGCTGCGTTGGTTGCAGCGCAGAAAGCTGCTCGCAAGCTCGAAGGGATGGGGATCAATGAGGTTGTCCTCAAAGGAGAAACCTGGGACCTTGAGAGCCGTTGGGCATTTTGGGCAGGTTTTTTTAATCCTCGTAAGCCCAATAAAATTGACTGGGGTACTGAAGACAGTGCCGAGTTGAAAGAACTTGCTGCCCGTGAAAATGCCAGCCGCTGGGTTCGTGAAATTACTAACGGTACGCCCGATGATGTGTCTCCGCGTGTATTGGCCGAGAGCGCTGCAGAAATGTTGCAGAAGTTGGCCCCTAATTCAGTAACTTACCGAATAGTCGCCGGGGATGACCTGTTGCGTGAAGGGTTTGTAGGCATCCACAATGTTGGGCGCGGCAGTGTGCGCGAGCCGGTGATGTTACAGCTGGACTTTAACCCTACAGGTGATGACCAAGCACCGGTAGATATGTGTTTGGTAGGTAAAGGGATTACATTTGATTCCGGTGGTTACAGTATTAAGCCTTCCAGCAATATGGCGACGATGAAATCTGATATGGGTGGCGCCGCTATGGTAACCGGGGGCTTGGCACTTGCCATTTCCAGAGGCCTGACCAAGCGGGTTAAGGTCTATCTGTGCTGTGCAGAAAACCTGATTTCCGGTCACGCCTTTAAACTGGGTGATATTATTGAATATAAGAATGGCGTGAGCGTAGAGATATTGAATACCGATGCTGAAGGGCGATTGGTATTGGCTGATGGCTTGATTGCGGCCTCGGAAGAAGAGCCCCGCTGGTTACTGGATGCCGCTACTCTTACTGGCGCAGCAAAGATGGCTGTAGGTCGGGATTTCAACTCTATCTTTAGTTTTGAAAATGAAGCAGCCCAAAAGGTATTGTCAGCAGCCGCTGAGGAAAATGAAAAAGCGTGGCGACTGCCGTTAGAGCGTTTCCATCTTGAACAAACCCCGTCTAACTTTGCCGATATCGCCAATGTTGGTATTGAGGGAAGTCCTGGTGCATCTACGGCAGCCTCCTTCCTGGCGCGCTTTGTACGGGATGAAGGTCGCAATTGGGTGCATATGGATCTGTCCGGTTCTTACCAGCCCAGTGGCAACGATCAGTGGGCCCCGGGTGCTAAGGGGCACGGTTTGCGTACTATTGCTCGCTTCCTTATGGATAATTAG